The Acinetobacter sp. GSS19 genome includes a region encoding these proteins:
- a CDS encoding acyl-CoA thioesterase, which produces MSPLDQLTQILDDQSELTMSILMTPDMANFSGNVHGGTILKLLDQVAYACASRYSGSYVVTLSVDKVTFKEPIYVGELVTFLASVNHVGRTSMEIGIRVEAQNIQKRTVRHTNSCYFTMVAVDEDRKPREVPALNLDNDWKRCRFEAAEQRKVLRLQENHHPSCSIHKKSAVQS; this is translated from the coding sequence ATGTCCCCTTTAGATCAACTTACCCAGATCCTGGACGATCAGTCCGAGTTAACAATGTCCATTCTTATGACGCCAGATATGGCAAATTTCTCAGGGAATGTGCATGGGGGAACAATTTTAAAGTTACTTGATCAGGTGGCTTATGCGTGTGCCAGCCGCTATTCAGGTAGTTATGTGGTGACTTTGTCAGTGGATAAAGTGACATTTAAAGAACCGATCTATGTTGGTGAGTTGGTGACCTTCTTGGCCAGTGTCAACCACGTCGGTCGTACTTCGATGGAAATCGGCATCCGTGTCGAAGCGCAAAATATTCAAAAACGTACCGTACGCCATACCAACAGCTGCTATTTCACCATGGTTGCGGTGGATGAAGACCGTAAACCACGTGAAGTACCTGCATTAAACTTGGATAATGACTGGAAACGTTGCCGTTTTGAAGCCGCTGAACAACGTAAGGTGCTACGCTTGCAGGAAAATCACCATCCGTCTTGCAGTATCCATAAAAAGAGTGCTGTGCAATCTTAA